In one Dermacentor variabilis isolate Ectoservices chromosome 4, ASM5094787v1, whole genome shotgun sequence genomic region, the following are encoded:
- the LOC142579169 gene encoding toxin-like protein 14 isoform X2, with amino-acid sequence MDLPRVLSMSPHKWDLRSLYLIAFASALLIQRSTAYSVKKSCTTPDGTKSEGQVWYDDARCIKMTCMQGFPVTSSCGKPQPRGKNCREIPGKGRFPECCTKLLCQTDGRRRQTSDHTTFGRWLSARSASSRQHSSSSYHSRLMYVRHEVQCLNMC; translated from the exons ATGGATTTGCCACGCGTCCTCAGCATGTCGCCTCACAAATGGGACCTGCGGTCGCTGTACCTGATCGCGTTCGCATCGGCTCTTCTCATTCAACGCTCCACGGCGTATTCTGTTAAGA AAAGCTGCACAACGCCAGATGGCACAAAATCAGAGGGCCAGGTCTGGTATGACGACGCACGCTGCATCAAGATGACATGCATGCAGGGATTTCCCGTTACATCCAG CTGCGGGAAGCCGCAGCCGAGGGGCAAGAACTGCAGAGAGATCCCGGGCAAAGGGCGCTTCCCCGAGTGCTGCACAAAGCTGCTTTGCCAGACAG ATGGAAGGCGACGACAGACTTCAGACCATACCACATTTGGCAGGTGGCTCTCGGCTAGGTCTGCCAGCAGCAGGCAACACTCCTCATCCTCCTACCATTCCAGGTTGATGTACGTACGACATGAAGTCCAGTGCCTCAATATGTGCTAG
- the LOC142579169 gene encoding toxin-like protein 14 isoform X1 yields MDLPRVLSMSPHKWDLRSLYLIAFASALLIQRSTAYSVKKSCTTPDGTKSEGQVWYDDARCIKMTCMQGFPVTSSCGKPQPRGKNCREIPGKGRFPECCTKLLCQTGGSRLGLPAAGNTPHPPTIPG; encoded by the exons ATGGATTTGCCACGCGTCCTCAGCATGTCGCCTCACAAATGGGACCTGCGGTCGCTGTACCTGATCGCGTTCGCATCGGCTCTTCTCATTCAACGCTCCACGGCGTATTCTGTTAAGA AAAGCTGCACAACGCCAGATGGCACAAAATCAGAGGGCCAGGTCTGGTATGACGACGCACGCTGCATCAAGATGACATGCATGCAGGGATTTCCCGTTACATCCAG CTGCGGGAAGCCGCAGCCGAGGGGCAAGAACTGCAGAGAGATCCCGGGCAAAGGGCGCTTCCCCGAGTGCTGCACAAAGCTGCTTTGCCAGACAG GTGGCTCTCGGCTAGGTCTGCCAGCAGCAGGCAACACTCCTCATCCTCCTACCATTCCAGGTTGA